A region of Streptomyces sp. R44 DNA encodes the following proteins:
- a CDS encoding globin: protein MNEIPGETVQEQTFYEQVGGEETFRRLVHRFYEGVAADPLLRPMYPEEDLGPAEERLALFLMQYWGGPRTYSDHRGHPRLRMRHAPFTVDQAAHDAWLRHMRDALDSLGLAPEHETELWRYLTYAAASMVNSAS, encoded by the coding sequence GTGAACGAGATTCCCGGGGAAACAGTGCAGGAGCAGACCTTCTACGAGCAGGTCGGCGGCGAGGAGACGTTCCGCCGTCTGGTCCACCGCTTCTACGAGGGCGTCGCGGCGGACCCGCTGCTGCGCCCGATGTACCCCGAGGAGGACCTCGGCCCGGCCGAGGAGCGCCTGGCCCTCTTCCTGATGCAGTACTGGGGCGGCCCCCGCACCTACAGCGACCACCGCGGCCACCCCCGGCTCCGGATGCGCCACGCGCCGTTCACCGTGGACCAGGCCGCCCACGACGCCTGGCTCCGTCATATGCGCGACGCCCTCGACTCGCTCGGCCTCGCCCCGGAGCACGAGACGGAGCTGTGGCGCTATCTGACGTACGCGGCGGCGTCGATGGTGAACAGCGCGAGCTGA
- a CDS encoding methyltransferase domain-containing protein, with protein MDEFAGAGARERRALVRELEADGLLTDPAWRAAFAEVPRHLFVPYYYVSAPGGYERLWAGDPEPERRERWLRGAYDDTAIATRVRDGDLVSSASQPSLMALMLDALEVRDGDDVLEIGAGSGYHAALLCHRLGAEHVTTVDLDEEIAESARTHLAAAGYRPAVLAADGARGCPEHAPYDRIVATCEVPAVPYPWLAQCRPGALVLAPLSTGLILLRVRDATHAEGRFLATSAYFVALRGVAAQTVSPAVPRHGPAGDERFLFLWGLVAGSLDRREALSLWLRERRPERERFGVTVSGDRQWAWLDDPAGPYAWPLR; from the coding sequence ATGGACGAGTTCGCCGGGGCCGGGGCGCGGGAGCGGCGCGCGCTCGTGCGGGAGCTGGAGGCGGACGGTCTGCTGACCGACCCCGCCTGGCGGGCCGCCTTCGCCGAGGTGCCGCGCCATCTCTTCGTCCCGTACTACTACGTCTCCGCGCCCGGCGGCTACGAGCGGCTCTGGGCCGGCGACCCCGAGCCGGAGCGGCGGGAGCGCTGGCTGCGCGGGGCGTACGACGACACGGCGATCGCCACCCGGGTACGGGACGGGGACCTGGTCTCCTCCGCCAGCCAGCCCTCCTTGATGGCGCTGATGCTCGACGCCCTGGAGGTACGCGACGGGGACGACGTCCTGGAGATCGGCGCCGGCAGCGGCTACCACGCGGCCCTGCTCTGCCACCGCCTCGGCGCGGAGCACGTCACCACCGTCGACCTCGACGAGGAGATCGCCGAATCGGCCCGCACCCATCTCGCCGCCGCCGGGTACCGGCCCGCGGTGCTCGCCGCCGACGGCGCCCGGGGCTGCCCCGAGCACGCCCCGTACGACCGGATCGTGGCCACCTGCGAGGTGCCCGCCGTGCCGTACCCCTGGCTCGCCCAGTGCCGGCCCGGCGCGCTCGTCCTCGCCCCGCTCTCCACCGGGCTGATCCTGCTGCGGGTGCGCGACGCCACGCACGCCGAGGGTCGCTTCCTCGCGACCTCCGCGTACTTCGTGGCGCTGCGGGGCGTCGCCGCCCAGACCGTCTCCCCGGCCGTCCCGCGCCACGGACCCGCCGGGGACGAGCGCTTCCTCTTCCTGTGGGGACTGGTTGCGGGGAGCCTCGACAGACGCGAAGCGCTCTCGCTCTGGCTGCGCGAGCGGCGGCCGGAGCGGGAGCGCTTCGGGGTGACGGTCAGCGGCGACCGGCAGTGGGCCTGGCTGGACGACCCGGCGGGGCCGTACGCCTGGCCCCTGCGCTGA
- a CDS encoding FHA domain-containing protein gives MPTCPNGHQSVSDDWCEVCGHRMAGAGAPTGAVPPPPPPPPPAYGYPGPAGPGQAPPGPPQGPPPGAPGNFGPGPSPAPGAPGPFGAPAAPGGFGPGGDPNATAQAELCPQCRTPREHMAPFCEECRWNFLTNTATSYTPLAPHNAPPQQPGPPPGLNLPPGFQSPPPAPPQQQPPQQPDPFGYQGSRPSQVNRPAEPLGAEPTHHQAPPQRPQAQQQPPAPPAYLQAPAQAPAPPAPPQPRADDDWVLSPPSQHQPPQAPPAPPQHQAPQAPPHQAPPQQHQPQPPQHQGPPPHQAPQPPQQFQPPQTPPQPQQPLVWTAVIGPDREYFMAMMQRSGPEATGLNLPAYSPDKHVPLQGNQVSIGRRRHSTGESPDIDLSVPPEDPGVSHQHAVLVQQPDGSWAVVDQNSTNGTTVNGGEEPIQPYVPVQLQDGDRVHVGAWTTITIRCV, from the coding sequence ATGCCGACCTGCCCGAACGGACACCAGTCGGTCTCCGACGACTGGTGCGAGGTCTGCGGCCATCGCATGGCCGGGGCGGGTGCGCCGACGGGTGCCGTACCGCCGCCTCCCCCGCCGCCGCCCCCCGCGTACGGATACCCCGGCCCCGCCGGCCCCGGCCAGGCCCCACCGGGCCCGCCGCAGGGCCCCCCGCCGGGCGCCCCGGGAAACTTCGGTCCCGGACCCTCCCCGGCTCCCGGCGCTCCCGGCCCCTTCGGCGCCCCCGCCGCCCCCGGTGGCTTCGGCCCCGGTGGCGACCCGAACGCGACGGCCCAGGCGGAGCTCTGCCCGCAGTGCCGTACGCCGCGCGAGCACATGGCGCCGTTCTGCGAGGAGTGCCGCTGGAACTTCCTCACGAACACGGCGACCTCGTACACGCCGCTGGCCCCGCACAACGCCCCGCCGCAGCAGCCCGGGCCGCCGCCCGGCCTCAACCTGCCGCCGGGCTTCCAGTCCCCGCCCCCCGCGCCGCCGCAGCAGCAGCCCCCGCAGCAGCCGGACCCCTTCGGCTACCAGGGCTCGCGGCCCTCGCAGGTGAACCGGCCGGCCGAGCCGCTGGGCGCCGAGCCCACCCACCACCAGGCTCCGCCGCAGCGCCCGCAGGCCCAGCAGCAGCCGCCCGCCCCGCCCGCGTACCTCCAGGCCCCGGCCCAGGCCCCGGCCCCGCCGGCGCCGCCGCAGCCGCGCGCGGACGACGACTGGGTCCTGTCGCCGCCGTCGCAGCACCAGCCGCCGCAGGCCCCGCCGGCCCCGCCGCAGCACCAGGCGCCGCAGGCCCCGCCCCACCAGGCGCCCCCGCAGCAGCACCAGCCGCAGCCTCCGCAGCACCAGGGGCCCCCGCCGCACCAGGCGCCGCAGCCTCCTCAGCAGTTCCAGCCGCCGCAGACGCCCCCGCAGCCGCAGCAGCCGCTCGTCTGGACCGCGGTCATCGGTCCCGACCGCGAGTACTTCATGGCGATGATGCAGCGCAGCGGTCCGGAGGCCACGGGCCTGAACCTGCCCGCGTACTCGCCGGACAAGCACGTGCCGCTGCAGGGCAACCAGGTGTCCATCGGCCGCCGCCGGCACTCCACCGGGGAGTCCCCCGACATCGACCTGTCGGTGCCGCCGGAGGACCCGGGCGTCTCGCACCAGCACGCCGTGCTGGTGCAGCAGCCGGACGGCTCGTGGGCGGTGGTGGACCAGAACTCCACCAACGGCACCACGGTCAACGGCGGCGAGGAGCCGATCCAGCCCTACGTCCCCGTCCAGCTCCAGGACGGCGACCGGGTGCACGTCGGCGCCTGGACCACGATCACCATCCGCTGCGTCTGA
- a CDS encoding PP2C family serine/threonine-protein phosphatase, translating to MSQKPKPSHGLTACPGCAEPLDSGDRFCGACGYDLSAAPAAEAEPDRPTVAIGMPVAWPEAPPRDPGSLSTATQHPGDLPGTDSGGHDLPTMEVRTDGPTPAPGLAPASVSPTAEGDFELAAPDPRTAVRADPAPAAAPAPATATPAPAPAAPEPAAAPAPAPAAVLCVACRAGRVDTDGYCENCGHAQPRERDHMERELTGVAAVSDRGLRHHRNEDAFAVSATTLPDGSPATLAIVCDGVSSATRPDEASAAAAEAAGASLLAALPRGTHPQQAMHEAIVAAAEAVNSLAEEPGQGGSEHDPHRHRNAPACTIVGSVVAAGLLVVGWVGDSRAYWVPDDRSTPPARLTEDDSWAAQMVAAGLMNEAEAYADERAHAITGWLGADSYELDPHTAAFKPDRSGVVVVCTDGLWNYAEAAEDMARVVPADAADRPLHSAQVLVGHALDGGGHDNITVALVPFTVTPQGAGSA from the coding sequence ATGTCCCAGAAGCCGAAGCCGTCGCACGGACTTACCGCCTGCCCGGGCTGCGCGGAGCCGCTGGACTCGGGTGACCGGTTCTGCGGGGCGTGCGGCTACGACCTGTCGGCCGCGCCCGCCGCCGAGGCCGAGCCGGATCGCCCGACCGTGGCGATCGGCATGCCCGTGGCCTGGCCGGAAGCCCCGCCCCGCGACCCCGGTTCGCTCTCGACCGCGACCCAGCACCCGGGCGACCTGCCGGGCACCGACTCCGGCGGCCACGACCTCCCGACGATGGAGGTCCGCACGGACGGGCCGACCCCTGCTCCCGGCCTGGCCCCGGCATCCGTGTCCCCCACGGCCGAGGGGGACTTCGAGCTGGCCGCGCCCGATCCCCGTACCGCTGTGAGAGCGGATCCGGCCCCCGCCGCCGCGCCCGCCCCGGCCACCGCGACTCCCGCTCCCGCGCCCGCCGCCCCCGAGCCCGCCGCGGCTCCCGCTCCCGCGCCCGCCGCCGTCCTCTGCGTGGCCTGCCGCGCCGGACGGGTGGACACCGACGGGTACTGCGAGAACTGCGGGCACGCCCAGCCGCGCGAGCGCGACCACATGGAGCGGGAGCTCACCGGCGTCGCCGCCGTCAGCGACCGCGGACTGCGCCACCACCGCAACGAGGACGCGTTCGCCGTCTCGGCGACCACGCTGCCCGACGGCTCCCCCGCCACCCTCGCGATCGTCTGCGACGGCGTCTCCTCGGCGACCCGCCCCGACGAGGCCTCCGCCGCCGCCGCGGAGGCGGCCGGTGCCTCGCTGCTCGCCGCGCTCCCCCGGGGCACGCACCCGCAGCAGGCGATGCACGAGGCGATCGTGGCCGCCGCCGAGGCCGTCAACTCCCTTGCGGAGGAGCCCGGTCAGGGCGGCTCGGAGCACGACCCGCACCGCCACCGCAACGCCCCGGCCTGCACCATCGTCGGCTCCGTCGTCGCCGCGGGCCTGCTCGTCGTGGGCTGGGTCGGCGACAGCCGCGCCTACTGGGTGCCGGACGACCGCAGCACCCCGCCCGCCCGGCTCACCGAGGACGACTCGTGGGCCGCGCAGATGGTCGCGGCGGGCCTGATGAACGAGGCCGAGGCGTACGCGGACGAGCGCGCCCACGCGATCACCGGCTGGCTCGGCGCCGACTCGTACGAACTCGACCCGCACACGGCGGCGTTCAAGCCGGACCGCTCCGGCGTGGTGGTGGTCTGCACGGACGGCCTGTGGAACTACGCGGAGGCCGCCGAGGACATGGCCCGGGTCGTCCCGGCCGACGCCGCGGACCGCCCGCTGCACAGCGCCCAGGTCCTCGTCGGCCACGCCCTGGACGGCGGAGGCCACGACAACATCACGGTCGCCCTCGTCCCGTTCACCGTCACACCTCAAGGGGCAGGATCCGCCTGA
- a CDS encoding VWA domain-containing protein produces the protein MANFSKPTVPQFSVDVYQNEFLPEGGRDVSAIVTVTSTGGGTTGGFAGGDPAATGVVIMLDCSGSMDYPATKMRGAREATAAAIDTLRDGTRFAVVAGTHVAKEVYPADGGLAVADSRTRAEAKEALRRLSASGGTAIGTWLRLADRLLSSAELTIRHGILLTDGRNEHESPAELRDALDACAGRFTCDARGVGTDWEVKEVTGIASALLGTADIVADPAGLAADFTAMMEHAMGKGVADVALRLWTPVGVEIMFVKQVAPAVEDLTGRRTEAGPRAGDYPTGSWGDESRDYHVSVRVPRAAVGQEMLAARVSLLAPDPAGGDPRPLSQGLVRAVWTDDLAMSTSINPQVAHYTGQAELADVIQQGLDARKSGDRDGATAKLGRAVQLAAASGNADTAKLLSKVVDVVDAATGTVRLKAKVAEADEMTLETRSTKTVRVKR, from the coding sequence ATGGCGAACTTCTCCAAGCCGACCGTGCCCCAGTTCTCGGTGGACGTCTACCAGAACGAGTTCCTGCCGGAGGGCGGCCGGGACGTCAGCGCGATCGTCACCGTCACCTCGACCGGCGGCGGCACGACCGGAGGCTTCGCGGGCGGCGACCCGGCCGCGACCGGTGTCGTGATCATGCTCGACTGCTCCGGCTCGATGGACTACCCCGCCACCAAGATGCGCGGCGCGCGCGAGGCGACCGCCGCCGCCATCGACACCCTGCGCGACGGCACCCGCTTCGCCGTCGTCGCCGGGACGCACGTGGCGAAGGAGGTCTACCCGGCCGACGGCGGCCTCGCCGTCGCCGACTCCCGGACCCGCGCCGAGGCCAAGGAGGCGCTGCGCCGGCTCTCCGCGAGCGGCGGCACCGCGATCGGCACCTGGCTGCGCCTCGCGGACCGGCTTCTCTCCTCCGCCGAGCTCACCATCCGGCACGGCATCCTGCTCACCGACGGCCGCAACGAGCACGAGTCGCCGGCCGAGCTGCGGGACGCGCTCGACGCCTGCGCGGGCCGGTTCACCTGCGACGCGCGCGGGGTCGGCACCGACTGGGAGGTCAAGGAGGTCACCGGGATCGCCTCGGCGCTCCTCGGCACCGCCGACATCGTCGCCGACCCGGCCGGACTCGCCGCCGACTTCACGGCGATGATGGAGCACGCGATGGGCAAGGGCGTCGCGGACGTCGCCCTGCGCCTGTGGACCCCGGTGGGGGTCGAGATCATGTTCGTGAAGCAGGTCGCGCCCGCGGTCGAGGACCTCACCGGCCGGCGCACCGAGGCCGGGCCGCGCGCCGGGGACTACCCGACGGGCTCGTGGGGCGACGAGTCCCGCGACTACCACGTGAGCGTGCGGGTCCCGCGCGCGGCGGTCGGCCAGGAGATGCTCGCCGCCCGGGTCTCCCTGCTCGCGCCGGACCCGGCGGGCGGCGATCCGCGCCCGCTGTCTCAAGGACTGGTACGGGCGGTGTGGACGGACGACCTCGCGATGTCGACGTCGATCAACCCGCAGGTCGCGCACTACACGGGCCAGGCCGAGCTGGCGGACGTCATCCAGCAGGGTCTCGATGCCCGCAAATCGGGCGATCGCGACGGCGCGACGGCCAAGCTGGGCCGTGCCGTGCAGCTCGCGGCGGCCTCCGGCAACGCGGATACGGCGAAACTGCTTTCGAAGGTGGTCGACGTCGTCGACGCGGCGACCGGTACTGTGCGTTTGAAGGCGAAGGTCGCGGAAGCGGACGAGATGACACTCGAGACCCGCTCCACCAAGACCGTTCGCGTCAAGAGGTAG